A genomic region of Saccopteryx bilineata isolate mSacBil1 chromosome 1, mSacBil1_pri_phased_curated, whole genome shotgun sequence contains the following coding sequences:
- the LOC136318632 gene encoding non-histone chromosomal protein HMG-14 — protein sequence MPKRKVSSAEGSAKEEPKRRSARLSAKPAPAKVETKPKKAAGKDKSADKKVQSKGKRGAKGKQAEVANQDPKEDLPAENGETKNEKSPASDEAGEKETKSD from the coding sequence ATGCCTAAAAGAAAGGTCAGCTCCGCCGAGGGGTCGGCGAAGGAGGAGCCCAAGAGGAGATCAGCGAGGTTGTCAGCTAAACCTGCTCCTGCAAAAGTGGAAACGAAACCCAAAAAGGCGGCCGGAAAGGATAAATCTgcagacaaaaaagtgcaatcaaaAGGGAAAAGGGGAGCAAAGGGAAAACAGGCTGAAGTGGCTAACCAGGATCCTAAAGAAGATCTGCCTGCAGAAAATGGAGAAACTAAAAACGAGAAGAGCCCAGCCTCAGATgaagcaggagagaaagaaaccaagTCTGATTAA
- the LOC136320725 gene encoding serine palmitoyltransferase small subunit B-like, giving the protein MNFTGVKDYFSWFYYQHQIISCWAVLEPWKRSVFSTILLTIFAMVVYSAYVPIHICLAWESFSKMCGYHSPLSN; this is encoded by the coding sequence ATGAATTTCACGGGTGTGAAGGACTATTTCTCCTGGTTCTACTACCAACACCAAATCATTAGCTGCTGGGCCGTCCTGGAGCCCTGGAAGCGATCTGTGTTCAGTACTATCTTACTAACCATTTTTGCTATGGTGGTGTATTCTGCCTATGTCCCAATCCACATTTGCCTGGCTTGGGAATCTTTCTCCAAAATGTGTGGCTATCACAGTCCACTTTCTAATTGA